Below is a genomic region from Fischerella sp. PCC 9605.
ATCGCCAAAGACAGGGGTTGGACAATTAACTATGACTTACCTTCCGTACCAGTAACTCCAACAGAAGCAGCCAAAGTAGGAATTCAATTCACCGAAACCATGCGCAGTTTCTTTTCCACGCAAGTCAAAGACGACTACCAAAAGGCAGCACAGCAAGGTAAAAAAGACAACTCATCCCTAGAGTTTACCGTCACGGTAATTGCCGATGACTTAGAGGTACTACTCAACGACCCCAACCACCCTGCCAAGATAGTCGGTACGGTAAAAGCTCTTGCTATTTCCGCAGATCCACTGACAGTTACTAATGGCAAGTTCAACTTATTTGTGCAGGAACAAGACCAGCCCGATACACGACAAATGCGCTACCGCATGTACATGACTGCAGAAACAGGGCAGACCTACTACTTTGAAGGCTTCAAGCAAATTCACGATGACCCTGGCTTTGATGTGTGGTCTGATACTACCACTCTTTATATCACTGTTTATGAGGGCGACAGTAGTAACAATCCCGTCTTGGGTAAAGGTATTCTCAAAATTCAACCTGTAGATTTCATTAAGCAAATGACCACCCTGAAAGTTACAAATGCCGAAAACCGCTGGCAACAACTGCAAGCAATAGATCGCTTTAGCCGCTTCTTTGCTGGTACCTTAACTGAAGTTTACGTTTAATACAAGGTTAGTGGTTAGTGATATTTAGTTATTTGTTGGTTGTTATTAGTTGTTTGGAAAGAACAACCAACAATCAACAACGAACAACCAACAACCAACAATTATGCAAATCGACTTTCATCATGGTGTCACCTACGTAGCCGCACGATTGGCTGGATTTGATCGTGAAGCTGCTAGTATCATTGCTTACTGCGCTCAGTACGTGGATGATGCCACGAATGCTGGAGTTATCCGCTTTGATAACGGCGCACTATTTAGCCGCATCAGTTCCGCCCACAAAATGCTCGACTATCGCAACTTTCAGGAACTGGCAAATCACCGCGTTTGGATTCCCTTTCATTTTCTGCCGGGAAACGGCGGACTAAAAGCAGGGCAAGATCCGTCGAGAAACTTTATTGACAAGCTCATCTGTCGCCCTAACAGCTACATAGCTAAGGATATGGTCAAAGAGTGCATCCTCCGCCGTGATGCTTCCTACGGACTGCATCGCCTTGGCATCACCATGCATGTATATGTCGATACTTGGGCGCACCAGGGCTTTGCCGGTGTCAACCATCAAGTTAATGAAGCTAAAAAGTTGGTGGATGAATACGGCAAACCCGATCGCAGTCTTATGGATCGTCTAAAAAATTACTTTGTTAGCGAAGCTTTACCTCTAGGACACGGAGCAGTTCTCGGCCACCCCGATAAGCCGTTTTTACGTTGGGGTTATACCAACGGCAGGGGCGAGAAAATTGCCAGAAACAATCCTAAAGATTTTCTGGAGGCGGCTGGCTATATGTGTAAAGCGATGCAGCGTTATCTAGCAGGCGATCCAGACGCATCTGTGCCGGGACTGCCGGAATCGGATCGGGCTACAATTGCTTTCATGCTAGAAAATATTACTGATAATAATGGTAGTGTCAGACACAAAAAGTGGTTGCAAGCGATCGCCGAGGGTAAGTTTAGCTTTGGCAAAGCATATGTCACCTATATCCCCAAAGGCAAAAATTCTTGGAAATATTTAGCCCTT
It encodes:
- a CDS encoding DUF6765 family protein, which gives rise to MQIDFHHGVTYVAARLAGFDREAASIIAYCAQYVDDATNAGVIRFDNGALFSRISSAHKMLDYRNFQELANHRVWIPFHFLPGNGGLKAGQDPSRNFIDKLICRPNSYIAKDMVKECILRRDASYGLHRLGITMHVYVDTWAHQGFAGVNHQVNEAKKLVDEYGKPDRSLMDRLKNYFVSEALPLGHGAVLGHPDKPFLRWGYTNGRGEKIARNNPKDFLEAAGYMCKAMQRYLAGDPDASVPGLPESDRATIAFMLENITDNNGSVRHKKWLQAIAEGKFSFGKAYVTYIPKGKNSWKYLALGTEDDVDRENEVFSYHSTFLASDWKLFHDALQAHHFYIIHDLLPRYGICVA